A DNA window from Chthonomonadales bacterium contains the following coding sequences:
- the rpsO gene encoding 30S ribosomal protein S15, which produces MPLLRERKSAIVEENKTHETDTGSAEVQVALLTASINQVNDHLKVHKKDHHSRRGLMMMVGRRRRLLNYLSAKDIERYRALVNRLGIRSKI; this is translated from the coding sequence GTGCCGTTACTGCGTGAGCGCAAGAGCGCGATTGTCGAGGAAAACAAGACCCACGAGACCGACACGGGATCCGCCGAGGTCCAGGTGGCGTTGCTGACCGCGTCCATCAACCAGGTGAATGACCACCTGAAGGTCCACAAGAAGGACCATCACTCGCGCCGCGGGCTGATGATGATGGTGGGCCGTCGCCGCCGCCTGCTCAACTACCTGAGCGCCAAGGACATCGAGCGGTACCGCGCTCTGGTCAACAGACTGGGCATCCGCAGCAAGATCTAG